The Candidatus Accumulibacter similis genome has a segment encoding these proteins:
- a CDS encoding aminotransferase class I/II-fold pyridoxal phosphate-dependent enzyme, giving the protein MARKGLPGLTAQIKDRLIQQALERRLRQAAQDSDLKPPTGAAMEAESTPEQHWRFDLHPGYQQLRIITEGAARLDIDSPFFMLHEGIAGACTRIGGREYVNFASYNYLGLSGHAEVCEAAKKAIDRFGTSVSASRLVAGERPVHRELEQAIAAAYGSQSAVTFVSGHATNVTTIGYLFGARDLIVHDELVHNSVLQGIGLAGARRLPFSHNDWAALDSLLAEQRPHFQRVLIVLEGIYSMDGDYPDLPRFIDIKRKYRAFLMIDEAHSFGVMGNNGLGIREHFGVDSCDVDIWMGTLSKALAGCGGYVAGESALVEHLRYLAPGFLYSVGMPPPVAAASLAALQCLQREPQRVRTLQARGQLFLALARAAGVDTGTSAGLAVIPAITGGSVRAARLAAALFARGINVQPIVYPAVPEKAARLRFFVSCEHSEEQIRETVSALAAALQRL; this is encoded by the coding sequence ATGGCGCGTAAGGGACTTCCCGGCCTGACGGCCCAGATCAAGGACCGGCTGATCCAGCAGGCACTGGAGAGACGGCTGCGCCAGGCCGCGCAGGACAGTGATCTGAAGCCGCCGACCGGCGCCGCCATGGAGGCGGAGAGCACGCCCGAGCAGCACTGGCGTTTCGATCTCCATCCTGGCTACCAGCAACTGCGGATCATTACCGAAGGCGCCGCACGGCTCGACATCGACAGCCCCTTCTTCATGCTGCATGAGGGCATTGCCGGCGCCTGCACGCGCATCGGCGGTCGCGAATACGTCAATTTCGCCAGCTACAACTATCTCGGCCTGTCGGGCCATGCGGAAGTCTGCGAGGCGGCGAAAAAGGCGATCGATCGCTTCGGCACCTCCGTCTCAGCGAGCAGACTGGTTGCCGGCGAGCGCCCGGTCCACCGCGAACTCGAACAGGCGATCGCCGCGGCCTACGGCAGCCAGAGCGCCGTCACCTTCGTCAGCGGCCACGCGACCAACGTGACGACGATCGGCTACCTGTTCGGCGCACGCGACCTGATCGTCCATGACGAACTGGTACACAACAGCGTGCTGCAGGGAATCGGCCTTGCCGGTGCCCGCCGCCTTCCCTTTTCGCACAACGACTGGGCTGCCCTCGATTCCCTGCTGGCCGAGCAGCGACCACACTTTCAGCGCGTGCTGATCGTGCTCGAAGGAATCTACAGCATGGACGGCGACTACCCCGACCTGCCGCGCTTCATCGACATCAAGCGCAAGTACCGCGCCTTCCTGATGATCGACGAGGCACACTCCTTCGGCGTCATGGGAAACAACGGACTCGGCATCAGGGAGCACTTCGGCGTCGACAGCTGCGACGTCGACATCTGGATGGGCACCCTGAGCAAGGCCCTCGCCGGATGTGGCGGCTACGTTGCCGGCGAGAGCGCCCTCGTCGAGCACCTCCGCTACCTGGCGCCCGGCTTTCTCTACAGCGTCGGCATGCCACCGCCGGTCGCCGCCGCTTCTCTGGCAGCACTGCAGTGCCTGCAACGCGAACCGCAGCGGGTGCGAACCCTGCAGGCACGTGGCCAGCTCTTTCTCGCGCTGGCCCGCGCAGCCGGTGTCGACACCGGGACCAGCGCCGGTCTGGCGGTGATCCCGGCGATCACCGGCGGGTCGGTCCGGGCCGCCCGCCTGGCCGCCGCCCTCTTCGCCCGCGGCATCAACGTACAACCGATCGTCTACCCTGCCGTTCCCGAGAAAGCGGCCCGGCTGCGCTTCTTCGTGTCCTGCGAGCACAGCGAGGAGCAGATTCGCGAAACCGTCAGTGCCCTCGCCGCCGCGTTGCAGCGGCTGTAG
- a CDS encoding LTA synthase family protein, with protein sequence MADSFSPAVLPAVAFSGGLALLVERLLKPPPQACWRRPVAALAIHFGLWLLFSSVLLLLLQRPLFAASSLLAGFLFVVLVSNAKVHSLHEPFIFQDFEYFSDALRHPRLYMPFLGAVRALLSLFAFGLAIAAGLTMEESLVGRMSIGEFVTGAATLALAGLLLLWFGARHRLAVSFDPTADLRRLGMLTALWRYGEEEHVRCDAQSPYAQPACAAAGAAGLATLVVVQSESFFDPRRLFSGIRSDVLGEFDSLRRGAICHGPLQVGAWGANTVRTEFAFLSGLAAESLGVHRFNPYRRLARQGVATLATVLRRLGYRTICVHPYTASFYSRHKVFPRLGFDEFIDIRAFAGAARDGPYVSDLAVAEHVAALLEQAAGQPLFVFVITMENHGPLHLEKIAPGDEERLYSAVPPAGCEDLTIYLRHLVNADRMAGRLRAAIDGLPGPACLCWFGDHVPIMPRAYRALGVPDGRTDYLIWRKGDRPATAEPRELPVDELGGLILQHMGVLASHE encoded by the coding sequence GTGGCTGATTCGTTCTCGCCGGCCGTGCTGCCTGCCGTGGCCTTCAGTGGCGGCCTGGCGCTGCTCGTCGAACGCCTGCTCAAGCCACCGCCGCAGGCCTGCTGGCGGCGACCCGTGGCGGCGCTGGCGATCCACTTTGGCCTCTGGCTGTTGTTCTCGAGCGTTCTGCTGCTGCTTCTGCAGCGCCCGCTGTTCGCCGCCAGTTCGTTGCTTGCCGGCTTCCTGTTCGTCGTTCTGGTCAGCAACGCGAAGGTGCATTCGCTGCACGAACCCTTCATCTTCCAGGACTTCGAGTACTTCAGCGATGCCCTGCGCCACCCACGCCTCTACATGCCGTTTCTCGGCGCTGTACGGGCGCTCCTTTCTCTTTTCGCCTTTGGCCTGGCGATTGCCGCCGGGTTGACGATGGAGGAGTCGCTGGTCGGCCGGATGTCGATCGGGGAGTTTGTCACGGGTGCGGCAACATTGGCGCTGGCCGGGTTGCTGCTGCTCTGGTTCGGCGCGCGGCACAGGCTCGCCGTCAGTTTCGACCCGACCGCCGACTTGCGGCGGCTCGGTATGCTGACCGCCCTCTGGCGCTATGGCGAGGAGGAGCACGTGCGCTGCGACGCGCAATCGCCCTACGCCCAGCCCGCCTGCGCAGCCGCAGGCGCCGCCGGGCTGGCGACGCTGGTGGTCGTGCAGAGCGAGTCGTTCTTCGACCCGCGGCGGCTGTTCTCCGGCATCCGCAGCGATGTGCTGGGCGAGTTCGATTCGCTGCGCCGCGGCGCCATCTGTCACGGGCCCCTGCAGGTTGGCGCTTGGGGCGCCAATACCGTACGCACCGAGTTTGCCTTTCTCTCCGGTCTGGCTGCCGAGTCGCTTGGCGTACACCGTTTCAACCCGTATCGCCGGCTTGCGCGGCAGGGGGTGGCGACTCTCGCCACCGTTCTCCGGCGTCTTGGCTACCGGACGATCTGTGTGCACCCGTACACAGCCAGCTTCTACTCTCGCCACAAGGTATTCCCACGGCTTGGCTTCGACGAGTTCATCGACATTCGTGCCTTTGCCGGCGCCGCGCGCGACGGTCCCTACGTCAGCGATCTGGCGGTCGCCGAGCATGTCGCCGCCTTGCTGGAACAGGCTGCCGGTCAGCCGTTGTTCGTCTTCGTCATCACGATGGAAAACCACGGTCCGCTGCATCTCGAGAAGATCGCTCCGGGTGACGAGGAGCGGCTCTACTCGGCTGTGCCGCCGGCTGGCTGCGAAGACTTGACGATCTATCTGCGGCACCTGGTCAACGCCGACCGGATGGCCGGCCGGCTGCGTGCAGCGATCGATGGACTGCCTGGCCCCGCCTGCCTGTGCTGGTTCGGTGACCACGTGCCGATCATGCCTCGCGCCTACCGTGCCCTCGGCGTCCCGGACGGGCGCACCGATTACCTCATCTGGCGCAAGGGGGATCGCCCGGCCACGGCAGAGCCGCGCGAACTGCCGGTCGACGAACTGGGTGGACTCATCCTGCAACACATGGGTGTGCTGGCATCGCACGAGTGA
- a CDS encoding SDR family NAD(P)-dependent oxidoreductase, with protein MPRRGTMAPRSVLITGATGGIGGALARAYAEPGRTLFLQGRDTQRLAAVAEECALRGARVLTKVLDLRDRVALVAWLQSVSSAEPLDLVIVNAGVNTSIGADAAGERWAAVEELIAVNVLAAMATVDAVLPAMRARRSGQLALISSLAAYYGLPVTPSYCASKAALKAYGEAIRGWLAGEGVRVSVVMPGYVESQMCREMPGPKPFLWSAERAAQHIRLGLARNRARISFPFPLNLGTWLLAVLPPPVSERLLRLLGYRG; from the coding sequence ATGCCGCGGCGCGGAACGATGGCGCCGCGCAGCGTGCTGATCACCGGTGCCACCGGCGGCATCGGCGGTGCGTTGGCGAGAGCTTACGCCGAGCCGGGGCGGACACTCTTTCTGCAGGGGCGGGACACGCAGCGGCTCGCTGCGGTGGCGGAGGAGTGCGCGTTGCGCGGTGCGCGCGTGCTGACCAAGGTTCTCGACCTCCGTGATCGCGTCGCGCTCGTGGCATGGCTGCAATCGGTCTCGTCTGCGGAGCCGCTGGACCTCGTGATCGTCAATGCGGGCGTCAATACCAGTATCGGGGCTGACGCCGCCGGTGAGCGCTGGGCCGCCGTCGAGGAGTTGATCGCGGTCAATGTGCTCGCCGCCATGGCGACCGTTGACGCTGTGTTGCCGGCGATGCGCGCTCGCCGTTCGGGGCAACTGGCGCTGATCAGCTCGCTTGCCGCCTACTATGGTCTGCCCGTGACACCGAGCTACTGCGCCAGCAAGGCGGCCCTCAAGGCCTACGGCGAGGCCATCCGTGGCTGGCTGGCGGGCGAAGGCGTGCGCGTCAGCGTCGTCATGCCGGGCTACGTCGAGTCGCAGATGTGCCGCGAAATGCCCGGGCCGAAGCCCTTCCTGTGGTCGGCCGAGCGTGCGGCGCAGCACATCCGGCTGGGCCTGGCACGCAACCGGGCGCGCATCAGCTTCCCCTTTCCGCTCAATCTCGGCACCTGGTTGCTGGCAGTCCTGCCGCCGCCCGTGTCCGAACGGCTGCTGCGCCTGCTCGGCTATCGTGGCTGA
- a CDS encoding capsular biosynthesis protein, whose translation MASHHFSRQQLDRTLHVLFLQGPSSFYMHEVARALIARGHRVSRINLHLGDRLFWRLPARDYRGGIDGWRNYIARFLDEQPITHLFLLGDRRPHHRIAIEEARARGAEIICSELGYLRPDWLVLERDGMGTYSRMPRDPALIRSLAQQYPVPDLAVRCTTPFWRLATLDVIYNVAEVLSRPLYPGYRRHAIHHPFAEYAGWLRRWICGGGERRRTAQTLDALQRQELPTFVLPLQLSTDYQIRDHSRYPDMPTAAREIIASFAAHSPAPSRLVVKVHPLDPGLTPWPKVVGEIAAQLGVASRVHCVSSGDIVAMLRQATGCVLVNSTVGLSALLVGCPLKVMGSAIFDVAGLSFAGPLDLFWQAPAAPDADLAGDFIRLLAGALHVRGGYYTREALATAVPATVHRLETGLPWLPARVGSDMPPPTQQP comes from the coding sequence ATGGCCAGCCACCACTTCAGCCGACAACAGCTCGACAGAACATTGCACGTTCTCTTTCTCCAAGGACCGTCGTCATTCTACATGCACGAGGTCGCACGCGCGCTGATCGCACGTGGCCACCGCGTCTCGCGCATCAACCTGCATCTCGGCGACCGGCTGTTCTGGCGCCTGCCGGCACGCGACTACCGTGGCGGCATCGACGGCTGGCGGAACTACATCGCCCGCTTCCTGGATGAGCAACCGATCACGCATCTCTTCCTGCTCGGTGACCGGCGACCACATCACCGGATTGCCATCGAGGAGGCTCGCGCCCGCGGTGCCGAGATCATCTGCAGCGAACTCGGCTACCTGCGACCGGACTGGCTGGTTCTCGAACGTGACGGCATGGGCACCTACTCGCGGATGCCGCGCGATCCCGCACTCATCCGCTCGCTGGCGCAGCAATACCCGGTGCCCGATTTGGCCGTGCGCTGCACCACCCCGTTCTGGCGACTGGCCACGCTGGACGTCATCTACAACGTCGCCGAGGTGCTTTCCCGACCACTCTACCCGGGCTACCGTCGGCACGCGATTCACCACCCCTTCGCCGAGTACGCCGGCTGGCTGCGGCGCTGGATCTGCGGCGGCGGCGAGCGACGACGCACGGCGCAGACGCTGGACGCGCTGCAACGGCAGGAACTGCCGACCTTCGTCCTGCCGCTGCAACTCTCGACCGATTACCAGATTCGCGACCATTCGCGCTACCCCGACATGCCGACGGCTGCGCGCGAGATCATCGCTTCCTTCGCCGCGCACTCGCCCGCACCGTCCCGCCTGGTCGTCAAGGTGCACCCGCTCGACCCCGGTCTCACCCCCTGGCCGAAGGTGGTCGGCGAGATCGCGGCGCAACTTGGGGTCGCCAGCCGTGTTCATTGCGTCAGCAGCGGCGACATCGTCGCCATGTTGCGCCAGGCGACGGGCTGCGTGCTGGTCAACAGCACCGTCGGCCTGTCCGCTCTGCTGGTCGGCTGCCCGCTCAAGGTGATGGGCAGCGCCATCTTCGACGTGGCCGGCCTGAGCTTCGCCGGCCCGCTGGACCTCTTCTGGCAAGCGCCGGCAGCACCGGATGCCGACCTCGCAGGCGACTTCATTCGCCTCCTAGCCGGCGCGCTGCACGTGCGCGGCGGCTACTACACGCGGGAAGCTCTGGCGACGGCAGTGCCGGCGACCGTGCACCGCCTCGAGACGGGATTGCCGTGGTTGCCTGCGCGCGTTGGTAGCGACATGCCACCGCCAACACAGCAACCCTGA
- a CDS encoding ABC transporter permease translates to MGCPDHDARRHQGAPGLTTLGENSLARSGAIQRRVIGALLLREAITRYGRHGFGVLWIILEPALFTLGVAGLWYLVRGNAVSNMPIVAFAITGYSSVLMWRNTTNRCSKAIESNRPLMYHRNVNVLDIFLARILLEWVGATASIAALTILFASVGAMEWPQDPWPIIGGWLLMAWFSLGLGLIVGALSEYSETVERTWPIATYLLFPLSGAVFMVHWLPPAAREAVLWLPMVHGVEMIRHGYFGDLVPTYGDPVYFSCANLVLMLIGLALAREAGRRVRTR, encoded by the coding sequence ATGGGGTGTCCTGACCATGATGCTCGCAGGCATCAAGGAGCACCAGGATTGACCACCCTAGGCGAGAACAGCTTGGCCCGATCAGGCGCCATCCAGCGGCGCGTCATCGGAGCGCTGTTGCTGCGCGAGGCGATCACGCGCTATGGCAGACATGGCTTTGGGGTACTCTGGATCATACTGGAACCGGCACTGTTCACCTTGGGAGTCGCTGGCTTGTGGTATCTGGTAAGAGGGAACGCTGTTTCCAACATGCCGATCGTCGCTTTCGCCATCACGGGATATTCGTCAGTCCTCATGTGGCGCAATACGACCAATCGCTGCTCGAAGGCAATCGAGTCGAACCGTCCGTTGATGTATCACCGCAACGTGAATGTCCTCGACATCTTTCTCGCGCGAATCCTTCTCGAATGGGTAGGAGCCACCGCTTCAATCGCGGCGCTGACCATTCTCTTTGCCAGCGTCGGCGCCATGGAGTGGCCTCAAGACCCGTGGCCGATCATCGGCGGTTGGCTTCTGATGGCCTGGTTCTCCCTCGGCCTGGGGCTGATCGTTGGTGCGCTCTCGGAGTACTCCGAAACCGTCGAGCGCACATGGCCGATCGCGACCTATCTCCTGTTCCCTCTTTCGGGCGCCGTATTCATGGTGCATTGGCTGCCGCCAGCGGCACGGGAAGCCGTTCTTTGGCTGCCTATGGTGCACGGTGTCGAAATGATCCGCCATGGCTATTTTGGTGACCTCGTACCGACCTATGGCGATCCGGTCTATTTTTCCTGCGCGAACCTCGTGCTCATGCTGATTGGACTGGCGCTTGCACGAGAGGCCGGCCGGCGGGTGCGGACGAGATGA
- a CDS encoding ABC transporter ATP-binding protein, translating into MIRLHGIHKSYRTRNGLHTVLDGIDLTVHPGEKLGILGCNGAGKSTLIRILSGADLPTAGTIRRDMSVSWPLAFGGAFQTHLTGLDNLKFVCRVYGVDYQPLIPFVEDFAELGPYFREPVVNYSHGMVTRLAFALSMAVEFDCFLIDEAMVVGDVRFHEKSHYELLHKRKDRAYILVSHDANAIKIYCETAYVLHDGKLHAFDSVAHAYDYYQRILHEQPHLSLPEKEF; encoded by the coding sequence ATGATCAGGCTGCACGGAATCCACAAGAGCTATCGCACGCGCAACGGCTTGCACACCGTGCTCGACGGGATCGATCTGACAGTGCACCCGGGAGAAAAGCTCGGCATTCTCGGCTGCAATGGCGCCGGCAAGTCGACACTCATCCGCATCCTAAGCGGCGCGGACCTGCCCACAGCGGGAACCATTCGCCGGGACATGAGTGTCTCGTGGCCCCTCGCCTTCGGCGGGGCCTTCCAGACACATCTGACGGGTCTGGATAACCTCAAGTTCGTCTGCCGAGTCTACGGTGTTGACTACCAGCCCCTCATCCCGTTCGTGGAAGACTTTGCCGAGCTCGGTCCCTACTTCCGCGAGCCCGTCGTCAATTACTCTCATGGGATGGTTACTCGTTTGGCGTTTGCGCTGTCTATGGCCGTCGAGTTTGACTGTTTCCTCATCGACGAAGCGATGGTCGTAGGGGATGTCCGCTTCCATGAGAAAAGCCATTACGAACTGTTGCACAAGCGAAAGGATCGAGCCTACATCCTGGTAAGCCATGACGCGAATGCGATCAAGATTTATTGTGAGACCGCGTACGTCCTTCATGACGGAAAGCTGCACGCTTTTGACAGCGTGGCGCACGCCTATGACTATTACCAAAGAATTCTTCACGAGCAGCCACACCTCTCGCTGCCGGAGAAGGAATTCTAG
- a CDS encoding glycosyltransferase family 4 protein — MLLEMRPALDGHAGIPQETRLLFNGLRTLPGINVEGLIQSAGHVLARGLPAVESRWHAPLSRDRQVNRLSRVVVSLQQKMANAHLAAVGMAMRRVFGGRESLGRFDATHFRDFIWRMLFARTLPYENFDAVTSADFRIARVPWTAMHRCALLFRNFGYALYPRLDTSDYDVMIVETPYPAIVSPSTRLVVRYHDAIPLLMPHTISDKVYHQASHYHALRNNVSRGGFFSCVSDATRRDLLSIFPQAESRSVTIYNMVSHHYFPEESSPVRIPEIIATRRNDRIPVRANLALEHSTGTGSAQLDFILIVSTVEPRKNHTTLLAAWEKLRTERFPNLKLVVVGMLGWGHKAIVKKFLPWMERGEMFVLADVPAPELRLLYKHARATICPSFGEGFDFSGVEAMRSGGAVVASEIMVHREVYGNAAEYFSPYSIEEAAGAIAAVVDPGQRERRLELVHKGASTARRYLPDLILPQWCDFLQGVDRLGQARAKGWQA, encoded by the coding sequence GTGCTTCTGGAAATGCGTCCGGCTCTTGACGGGCATGCGGGAATTCCGCAGGAAACCCGTCTCCTGTTCAATGGTCTCAGGACCCTGCCCGGGATCAATGTCGAGGGACTCATCCAGAGCGCTGGTCATGTCCTCGCAAGAGGGCTGCCTGCGGTCGAAAGTCGTTGGCACGCGCCGCTGAGCCGGGACAGGCAGGTCAACCGTTTGTCACGTGTCGTCGTCTCTTTACAGCAGAAGATGGCGAATGCGCATCTGGCTGCGGTCGGAATGGCGATGCGCCGCGTGTTTGGTGGCCGGGAAAGCCTGGGCCGATTCGATGCAACGCATTTCCGCGATTTCATCTGGCGAATGCTCTTTGCCAGAACCTTGCCGTACGAGAACTTCGATGCGGTGACATCCGCGGACTTCCGCATCGCCCGCGTGCCATGGACTGCCATGCATCGTTGCGCATTGCTGTTCAGGAACTTTGGCTACGCGCTCTACCCCCGCCTCGACACCAGCGACTACGACGTCATGATCGTCGAAACGCCGTACCCGGCAATCGTTTCGCCATCGACCAGACTCGTTGTCCGCTACCACGACGCGATCCCGCTCCTGATGCCGCACACGATTTCCGACAAGGTTTACCATCAGGCATCGCACTACCACGCGCTGCGGAACAATGTCAGTCGCGGCGGCTTCTTCTCATGCGTCTCTGACGCCACGCGCCGCGACCTTCTCTCGATCTTCCCGCAGGCCGAGTCACGCTCGGTGACCATATATAATATGGTTTCGCACCATTACTTCCCGGAAGAGTCGTCGCCCGTGCGCATCCCCGAGATCATCGCCACCAGACGGAATGACAGGATTCCCGTACGGGCAAACTTAGCGCTGGAGCACTCGACCGGGACCGGATCGGCGCAGCTTGACTTCATCCTGATTGTCTCCACCGTCGAGCCCAGAAAGAATCACACGACGTTGCTCGCGGCGTGGGAGAAGTTGCGCACCGAGCGTTTTCCAAACCTGAAACTCGTGGTAGTCGGCATGCTCGGCTGGGGACACAAGGCCATCGTCAAGAAGTTTCTCCCTTGGATGGAGCGCGGCGAGATGTTCGTTCTCGCGGATGTACCGGCTCCTGAACTGCGGTTGCTTTACAAGCATGCACGAGCAACGATATGCCCAAGCTTTGGCGAAGGATTCGATTTCTCGGGAGTCGAAGCGATGCGCAGCGGAGGTGCGGTGGTAGCCTCAGAAATCATGGTACACCGGGAGGTCTACGGCAATGCTGCGGAGTATTTCAGCCCGTATTCCATTGAAGAAGCGGCTGGGGCGATCGCCGCTGTAGTCGATCCCGGCCAGCGTGAAAGGCGGCTGGAACTGGTGCACAAGGGTGCCTCGACCGCCCGTCGCTACCTGCCTGATCTGATCCTGCCGCAGTGGTGCGATTTCCTGCAAGGAGTCGATCGTTTGGGCCAAGCAAGAGCAAAGGGATGGCAGGCTTGA
- a CDS encoding methyltransferase domain-containing protein: MSTDIAWEEWGRKEPYFGVITNQKFRRAELTTEARNEFFESGRAHVKFVFEMIQKYINPAFDPASVVDFGCGVGRLLVHFSPVAREVVGLDVSPSMLEEAKRNCDEFGVSNAQLLLSDDQLSTLSGRYDLIHSFIVFQHIPPERGRMIFRQMLPRISAGGVGALHFSYAKTCHAATYGVAPQSVPSAASAWRATGSIRKPGADPEMQMNPYHLNEILFILQGAGVRRFHVEFTDHGGELGVFLFFQISP; encoded by the coding sequence TTGAGTACCGATATCGCATGGGAAGAATGGGGGCGCAAAGAACCGTACTTTGGCGTCATCACAAACCAGAAGTTCAGGCGAGCCGAGTTGACAACTGAGGCGAGGAACGAGTTTTTCGAATCCGGACGAGCCCACGTCAAATTCGTGTTCGAGATGATCCAGAAATACATCAACCCCGCTTTTGACCCGGCGTCAGTTGTCGATTTCGGCTGTGGCGTGGGGCGTCTGTTGGTTCATTTTTCCCCAGTTGCCCGAGAAGTCGTTGGGCTCGACGTCTCCCCGTCGATGCTCGAAGAAGCGAAGAGGAACTGCGACGAGTTCGGCGTCAGCAATGCCCAACTGCTGCTCTCCGACGACCAGCTTTCCACATTGAGCGGCAGGTATGACCTGATCCATTCCTTCATCGTCTTTCAGCATATCCCTCCCGAGCGTGGCCGGATGATTTTTCGCCAGATGTTGCCCCGTATCAGTGCCGGAGGCGTCGGCGCGCTTCACTTTTCGTATGCCAAGACCTGTCATGCGGCGACGTATGGTGTTGCTCCGCAATCGGTACCAAGCGCGGCCAGCGCGTGGAGGGCAACTGGATCAATCCGGAAACCTGGGGCAGATCCTGAGATGCAGATGAACCCCTACCATCTCAATGAAATACTGTTTATCCTTCAGGGTGCCGGCGTGCGCAGGTTTCATGTGGAGTTCACGGACCATGGCGGCGAACTGGGCGTTTTCCTTTTCTTTCAGATCTCGCCTTGA
- a CDS encoding class I SAM-dependent methyltransferase: protein MNGNIEDEAPEAGAEAHGKAAVRRNAGSPTRKPRQVSTAPTRRETQAETTKLIADEVSTSAVHVPYDENLLERSRTQWQFGDWESLAQIDRDMLQHHPDRAKLALLVTAGHLQTGKTGTARQLAQLALDWGCSRKLVTQVLAAGVHNSLGRAAALAGQRARALGHFNSAITTGSPGSEARLIAHARTGEQLAQLGLPMIGTSDTTPSDVDLRQNAVLPAPAFRTAIDRAKQEITKEVTAAVNADLRASNPNPYAHNRTLTPALNQSLRDFAERNLGLKGIKSAYVDYLATKLIQTERNCIGRLATTVQDGIARQLVAECVLGEKIGILEIGALYGISLAILYNHAITRYRDVQIVCLDPFDGYYGQALDALLNQPVNDLTFLRNMRLANVPDKDFRLIKHYSTDPEAIVSVQEIPINLIIIDGDHSYEGVKFDFDNYFPILQPGGYVIFDDYNAREWPGVQQFIDHDLKETSDLEYLGSFSRTAVGRKRMASVR, encoded by the coding sequence GTGAACGGGAACATCGAAGACGAAGCCCCCGAGGCGGGCGCGGAAGCCCATGGCAAGGCAGCAGTACGCCGCAATGCAGGATCCCCCACCCGCAAGCCACGTCAGGTCAGCACTGCACCGACTCGACGTGAAACACAAGCAGAGACGACGAAGCTCATTGCAGACGAGGTGTCGACCAGCGCGGTTCACGTCCCCTACGACGAGAATCTCCTTGAACGTTCCCGGACGCAATGGCAGTTTGGTGACTGGGAGAGCCTTGCGCAGATCGACCGCGACATGCTGCAGCACCACCCCGACCGCGCCAAGCTGGCCTTGCTGGTCACCGCCGGCCACCTGCAAACAGGGAAAACGGGCACTGCGAGGCAGCTTGCCCAACTCGCTCTCGATTGGGGCTGCAGCAGGAAGCTGGTGACACAGGTACTGGCGGCTGGAGTCCATAACAGTCTCGGCCGAGCAGCCGCCTTGGCCGGGCAACGAGCCCGTGCGCTAGGACACTTCAACAGCGCCATCACGACAGGTAGTCCCGGAAGTGAGGCCCGTCTGATTGCACATGCCCGAACCGGCGAGCAACTCGCGCAGCTCGGACTACCCATGATCGGCACCTCCGACACCACTCCGTCAGACGTGGACTTGCGCCAGAACGCCGTTCTGCCCGCTCCGGCTTTCCGCACCGCGATTGACAGGGCAAAGCAAGAGATCACGAAAGAGGTCACGGCAGCCGTCAACGCGGACCTCAGGGCAAGCAACCCCAACCCGTACGCGCACAATCGGACTCTGACGCCAGCACTCAACCAATCCCTGCGCGACTTCGCGGAAAGGAACCTGGGCCTCAAGGGAATCAAGTCGGCCTATGTGGACTATCTGGCAACGAAGTTGATCCAGACCGAGCGTAACTGTATCGGTCGTCTGGCAACAACGGTTCAGGATGGCATTGCCCGTCAGCTGGTCGCCGAATGTGTCCTCGGAGAGAAAATCGGCATCCTTGAGATTGGTGCGCTATACGGGATCAGCCTCGCCATCCTGTACAACCATGCAATCACGCGTTACCGGGATGTTCAGATTGTTTGCCTTGACCCATTCGATGGCTACTACGGACAGGCGCTTGATGCCCTGCTGAATCAGCCGGTGAATGACCTTACTTTCCTGCGGAACATGAGACTCGCGAACGTCCCGGATAAGGATTTCCGGTTGATCAAGCATTACAGCACTGATCCCGAAGCAATCGTCTCGGTCCAAGAGATTCCGATCAATCTCATCATCATCGACGGCGATCACAGCTACGAGGGTGTCAAGTTTGACTTCGATAACTACTTCCCGATCCTCCAGCCGGGTGGCTATGTCATTTTTGATGACTACAATGCCAGAGAATGGCCAGGGGTCCAGCAGTTCATCGATCACGATCTGAAAGAAACCTCGGATTTGGAGTATCTCGGATCCTTTTCGCGAACTGCCGTTGGTCGCAAGCGGATGGCAAGCGTCCGATGA